ATTAAGTGAATGGTCCTGAGGTCAATACAAATAACAAGTTTCTAATCTAATCACATAGGCCTATCGTACCATACCAAGACACGCCTCTTTacgtagaaataaaaaaagataggagTAATTTCATACTTCAttgccactctttttttttctgtgtaaagtATCTATCGTGAGATTATTCGAATACATATAATTTGTACAGAACTGAAGTGAAATAGTGGTAAAGGAAACATGTAAAGTGAATTACTAGCAACAGATAGATACAGTTACACAAACATACTCTTATATAACATACGCAGGggcgcatatacatatgcatatatacacatgcacaaacacacaaacatgtccaacctcatacacacacgtatgtatatacatagacaaatacatacacatacacctatgcATACacgtaaacattctctctctctctatctttctatctatctattttctctctctctctctctctctctctctctctctctctctctctctctctcctctcctctctctctctcctctctctctctctctttcacacacacacacacacaaaagcacacaaacaccaaacacacacacatacacacattctcctacacacacacacacagaatcacaacCACACTTATAtttttctcactctcacacagacacattttCCTtggacaccccccccctcccctccccgttagAATCGGACCGTACAGATTCCGACATCATGATTACTCGTTTTGCACATCACAGCTTCACTATAACAGTAAGGAAGGAGAGTGCAAAGATGATCATTTTATCTCTGCCGTGCCTGTCACTGGCTAGGAGCtagagggatgggtgggtgggagggtgagtgcgtggatggatggatgggtgagtgtggggtgtgtgtgtgtgtgtgtgcgtgtctgtgtctgtgtctgtgtctgtggcgTTTAGCATACGCGCGCGAGCGAGTGCACATACACGCATTTACTCAGTAAAcataattaaacattttttttccatccgcAATTAACCACCTACAACCGACCCGCCTTATAAGCAGCAGTCAAAACGGGCGCGAAAGACAGCCGAGCCCCAGCGCCGAAGGACCCAAGACGGAATTCATGTCAAGGGCGCTGGCGACGGAGATAACAGCGAGGGGGTGACCATctcgggggtgaggggggggaggacggtaAAACCGGCGATAAGCACCTGACGTGGGGGTGGTGACAGGGTGATGACGGCTTCATCCTTGATGgattggagggggagagggataatggGGGTTATCTCTTGTTTTCATCGAACCAGAAGGGCGTTTGCGTGCCAAGGTCGTGTCTGTGTGTCGTGGGGTCGTTGGTGATGGACtctgcgtaaatatatatatatataatatatatattatatatatatattttatatatatatatatatataatatatatatatattatatatatataatactatatatatatatgttatatgttttataatatatagtataaaatacatatatgtagtatgtatgtatgtatatatattgtgtgtatacattttagaaatacatagatagatagagaaatatgtagatagattcagatgtatatagatgaatatatatagatatatcgatatacatgtccatatgtatgtatcatgcacGCACATTCctatctgtatatgcatgtatcttaACATACATTACAGCATTAACGCCAGCTTGTGAGATGTAATTACtccgaatatcatttcattagtAACTCCGGAGTGTGTATTCGCTCGCTCGGTGTTTGAAGATTTTTGAATTCGAAATTTAGTTTGtcgaccgatttttttttttttttttattaaattaaattatgacACTTCTTTTATTATGTTTAGAAATGACACCGACTGGATAATATCGACATGACAGGTGATGTAGAtatgagaggataatactgacatgacagataatgtaaacatgACAGATATACAAACATGACACCTAATACAGACATGACAGATAATACAGACATGACCCCTAATAGAGACATGGCAGAGAATACAGACATGACAGAAAATGCAGACATGACACCTAATACAGACATGACAGAAAATACAGATATGACAACCTAATACATGACATGACCCAAAATACAGACATGACACCTAAGACAGACATGACAGAGAAAATACAGACATGACACCTAAGACAGACATGAAAAAATACAGACATGACACTAATACAGACATGACAGAAAATACAGACATGACGCTTAAGACGACATGACAAAATACAGACATGACAGAAAATACAGACATGACACCTAATACAGACATGACAGAAATTACAGACAAGACGCCTAAGACAGACATGACAAAATACAGGACATGACAGAAAAATACAGACATGACAGAAAATACAGACATGACAGAGAAATACAGCATGACAGAAATACAGACATGACAACCTAATACGACAGACACTTAATACAGACATGACAGAAATACAGACTGACACCCTATACGACATGACAGAAAATACAGACATGACACCTAATACAGACATGAcagaaaatacagacaaagacagaacaaTACAGACATGACAGAAAATACAGACATGACAGAAAATACAGACATGACAGAAAATACAGACATGACACCTAATACAGACATGACAGAAAAATACAGACATGACAGGGAAATGACACGTACTTTAAAAAAGACACAATCCCCGTCTCTTTTCGGTGACTTTACAAATTAGAATGAGTCCCAGCCTCCTGTTCTTCTCCTGGCGATAGTGATGCGCTAAGGAGCCTCGCCATGCATGCACGGGCTCATGAAGAATACATGTAGGCAGTTGCGACGCGTTTGCAAGCTGTTTGACTCATGCAGAGAGAAGCGTGGCGTGCCGGCGTGCGGACGTGTTATGTAGATGCTCTTTTGTTTGGACTTGTGATCAGCTGTTATTTCCTTGTTATTCTTGCTTCTCGTGTTTCTacgtctctttcttctattttcttcttttttttatcttctctttgtcttctttttgtgtatttttctcttttttctttctatttttcttcctcgtcttatttttcatcttcttgttgtattattatttttttttcctcttcttttcttttttttttctcctcttcttcttcttcgtcttgtacttattcctctcttcttcttcgtctttcttatgcttccttttccttcttcttgttttgtttgatCCAGACTTGTTTGATTGCGCTCTGCtctgcctttttttgtttgtttgttttttttctctttccgttgCTTGATTCCTCTTCCGGTCTttcagtattattgctattattgtttttgtttgttgtcatgcttatttgttgttattgttattatttgattgtcgtttttttttgttcttggtgttgtatagttatcattatccttattataactgttatcttacgtgttttcctttttctcctctcttcacgTTACTTTTTTTTNNNNNNNNNNNNNNNNNNNNNNNNNNNNNNNNNNNNNNNNNNNNNNNNNNNNNNNNNNNNNNNNNNNNNNNNNNNNNNNNNNNNNNNNNNNNNNNNNNNNGCTGCAGTTTAATTTAGTCTCTTATAATTAAGAAAATGTTACAAATATTTGCTGGACCAGTGAAAATTGCCTCTCAGATTGTAATAGAACATTTGAAGATACTCCTATAGTGGGGGTGTCAGTAGTACCCCATGAATGCTgaattagttttcttttgtttaatttttgtatGTTCTATAATAAGATAAGTTTaagtaaatgtaatttttttaaagtttctagAGAAAATTGCCATATTCTAATTTTATTAAAAGTTCTAGTTATATAGGAGTAAGTCCTTATGGTGGAGTATGTTAATTTTTGTTACCCTTATGATTCTAAACACAGTCGTGTTCCTATCCTTGTTATGTTCTGAGTTCACATATATAGGTTTTATTAACTAAATGAAAGTTTCAAATGTGTTCTAGAAAAGTATTGctattctatattattaaaatctagaTAGAGcacttattttataatattatatatttttaaccattGAATTAAAGGCAGATGGACTGCAGTACCAGGTATAAACCAATCGCTCctgatttttcttcatttgttgaCAAATTGGTCTagtgagacatatatatatatatatatatatatatatataatatatatatatatataatatatatagtataatcatatgtatagatatatagatatatatataaatatatatatatatatattatagtatatatgagtatagtatatatatatatatcatatatataatatatatatgcataatttatattatatattatattagtatatatatgatatatatatataatatatatatatatatatataatatatatatatataaaatatatatatatacaaatatatatatatatatatatatatataaaaacaatataaacacacacacacacacacacacacacacacaaaacacacacacacacacacacacacacacacacacacacacacacacacacacacacacacacacacacacacacacacacatccatacatacatatatatatgcacatgtatacatatattctttcatATTCAAACCATCACTAATGTGGTGTTAGGCATACTACTTGtcaccatgttgacatcatgcagttgactaggtctttatactggaTGCATGATCAACGACccttcccaggggagtagttgtttaggtagtCACTGTTGGTGGGACTCAACCACATCATATCAATGATAGAGTCACTCCTACCATTTCTTGGTTTAAATATGCAAATCTCTGTATGTGACCAGGCAATATATGTgcacagatgtatatattatagatatatatatatatatatatatatatatatatatatatatatatatacataataattatatctattatatatatatatatatatatatatatatatatatatatatagtatgtatatatataaatatactatacatatactatatatatatatatatatatatgtatatatatatatatatatatatatatatattaatatatgtgtgtgtgtgtgtgtgtattatataatatatatatatatatatatatatatatatatatatatatatatatatatatatatatatatatatatatataatatatttacatatgaaagatggaataatacaatgccaCATTGTTATAGATATAACAACTAAGATCTAACAAGCTCCATAGACataacctatctactcatacctgaGTGATGATAgcgttattccatctttcatatatatacacctcagtacatctggcctctgttcgaatttctaaatcagtttccaccgagtgcccacggggagtgtctGTAAAACCTCACTATTGTTACCCAGGTAAGTTCGAGGCctagtcagggaggattgttatatctatatcaatgcggcatggcATTATTCCATCTTGCATATatgtacctcagtacatctgacttcggtttcaaattttaaatcaatttttttttattctagattTTTAAGGGGAGAATATTTTGTTTGTAACTATATGTACTATTatgtaatgtgtttttttgtatatttaatttcaacatatgtaaatattagaaaattaatctttattttcGTGGAAGAATTCTACACTTACACttgttttttataagtataaaccATGTCAATTTTTGTAGATGTAGCTCTCACATCAGCTGAttcacagtaataattaacatatgaatTTCAGTTCACTTCAAACCAATTTTcaaagaattttataattttgttataatttaatatttttttccctagaagataaaatgcaaaaatattaaagtataccAGACATAATTAAATCTTTATCCCTCTTAAACATGtctgaaaagaacaaaaaaagtctTTGGAtaagatttagtaaaaaaaaaattgtctgtcaAAATTTGTTTTAACAAATATGTAGAAAGATCTGAACCTACAGTATAATGGTTGTCTCATATGTAGTTATGAATACTACTGAATAACCTAAAActcttgcagaaaaaaaaaaaaaaaaaatagatcatatAAAGAAGCAGATGATAGTTAAAAAATGCAAAGGCAGGTCACTCTGTTGGTCAGTCAGACACTGTCAGTCTCCAAAGAAAATACTAGTCTACAtattgaagaaaaaggagatgaaaaataataaacaaaacatattttcTACATAGAATGTTTGCCTATGAATTCTCTTTTGAACACCTAAATGGTCTACACCCTATATTTAAGCACACTCGGTCAAGAGGCAGGGTAGTGTACAATATCAATATTACCACAGGACAccagaaaatgattatgatattttctagcaacttaatgtagattttgatgtagattccaaaatcttgattcatttattttgtgAAAATTAAATTATAGTTGATAGAAGTGATTATCTATCATGCTGGTGTGCCATAAGAGACAATATCCTTTATTGATTAAAATACAACAGACCTAACCTATGGATGTGATAGTTATGTTCAGGGTCAATCTAAAGAAAATCATTTTTGATGAAGGTTTTGATTTGAAATActgtataaataaatcaatttaCACCATTCACTTTCATCTGCATTAAATTCAAGCTACccaaaatgaatatacataaaatgaATGAGTAATATGTACAGCACATTTTTAACCTAATGAAGAATAATGCTTATTTTAAATAAGtgagtatatgatatgatatggaaATATACATTTTGTACTTATGTTTAGACCATGAACACCCTCTTAAAAGCAATGTACTAAGACAAAAACAATCTTTGTATTACATACCTGATTGCAAATAAGAATTATACAGAATATTTTAGACTGAAGTATGTtctaaattaaacaaaaacaaaattccacATATAATGTAAGTAAATTGTTAACAAAAAAGACTTTACCttcatcattacattttattataaataaataaggacaagatttatacacacacacacacatgtacacacacaaagaaataattTACACATACTGTACTGTAtttccatacatccatacatatacacacaaagaaataactTACTTATATACTCCCATCTACACCTTAAAAACCAGCACAGACAaatgccacgcacacacacgtaccgaACACATCACTAAGTTTATATcacaaccacatatatttatattcggtCAAGTCTTCCTTAAGGGTCAGTCGAAGTCTGAGAGTTCAAGTCAAGTCCAACTCGACGACGTCGTCACTGATGTCTTCGTcattagaagaaaaagaacaagagtttGGGTATGGCGATGGCAGCCACTGGGACAGCAATGACCAAGGATCTGTAAACATACGTCGAGGCTTGTATTTCAAAGTACGTACAATTCATAACTGAGGATATTTGCTATTGTGATAATGAACCTAAATAAGGATTTCTTTGGGGAAATGTAAGTCTTTGTTAGTCACTGATTTTACAATGATTCTTaataatggaaagggaaagatatttttgtatgtttgtgggaATATATATGCTTTAGACAGTGCAAGCATCTTCACTTATATGAATAAAATCTGCCTATTACAGTGCTTAATCCTCAACATAATGCATCAGAAATATATGGCTATGCTTCTCTGAATGAATATGCTTGACAGCATGTGCACAGAGCAACATCAGTGAATGATTCTTCAAACCACACATAATTCTTAATGTATAAATGATGGAAAACAGTATCCATTATCAATTACCTTCctgataatatattcaaaaaggttaagaacttcagagagaaaataagaacatcTAGATCAGTTTATTATAAACTAAGCATTTGTAATCGAATGCCAATGTTTTAACAATATCAAAACAGCAATAGTTAAAAATTACATTGTTAACAACTATATACACGATGGAAAATATACAATTAAGCATTATGCTACTCCTCGGCTCCACACTGCTTCTTCACAACAATGtggggataaataaataatacgtaTCGTAATGAGAGGCAGAAATCTTGCACCTTACAAACTAAATTTCAACCTTGATACATAACACATTTATCCTATAAATAGACAGATTCTTTAACTAAATCTCTCCTTGATCTGCCGAGCTCAGCCCCAAAACCACCACGTTGCCAATGACCTGTGACGTTTCGAGAAATAAGGATAATACGATAATAAGCTGGATATTAAAgagtaaatataataacgatatcagaaatttaagagtaatatgattaaaattgaaaaaggagaaaaataatgaatatctttaacttaaaattgcaaataatgtaCAGTGACAGGTATATAGACAAGTAAAAAGGCAATTACTTATCAAGAGATATAATTGACTCATGAAAGCTATTTTGTAAAAAACAGGAGTTGCAAAAATTAAATGAGTATTCTGGACCGAAGTTCTCTATACTGATTCTAAGATTAACGTTAAATCTATTTAATAATGTGTTTCAAATCAACAAATTCTTACCAACATTATGGTTAAAGTATCATTGTTAGTTCCATTTAAAGCAAACTGAAAAATACGcactatattgtaaaaaaaaaaaaaaaaaaaaaaaaaaactataatcataCACtgactcattctttctttcaatttcgtCTGTCTCTTGCACAAAAggctctatctaactatctgctTATGTATTTTTCTCCACtatctcctcccatcccttccccaactctctctctctctctctctctctctctctctcttcctctcactcactcactcactcactcactctctctctctctctctctctctctctctcatcactcactcactcactctctctctctcaatcactcactcactttttttctctctctctctctctctctctctctctctctctctctctcattcactcactcactcactcatctctctctctctctctgtcagtcagtcagtcactcactctctctcactaaatCTAAATCTAGTACTTACACAACTGGAAAAATCCGATGTTAAGTTCTAGTGAATTAAGAAAGGCAGATTTGGGACAAATCAATGATtagtttatctaaaaaaaacttttgcaataCTGTTTAGTTACTCCAAGCCAAAAACTCCTGAAAATTTATAACATGCATACAGAGATCCTTAAAGTAAATAAGGTAACATTTATGAATACTTAACAGTAATAAGTATATAGTAAAAGTAATCCTCAGTATAAGAAATAAACCTTTACAAGAATactagacatacatatagattagaaaattagaaagaatgaaatgaaaaaattatgcACGGGTAGGTGGGTTTCTTGGGTGGGTttgcgtatacatatgtgtgtatgtgtgagtgtgagtgtgtgtatgtgtatgtgtatgtgtatgtgtatgtgtgtgtatgtatgtgtatgtgtatgtgtatgtatgtgtgtgtgtgtgtgtgtgtgtgtgtgtgtgtgtgtgtgtgtgtgtgtgtgtgtgtgtgtgtgtgtgtgtgtgtgtgtgtgtgtgtgtgtgtgtgtgtgtgtgtgtatttttgtgtgtctgaGTAAATGTGCACATAAATGTTGTAGGTTCAGCTGTGGAGGttgatatttatttacaaaaaagtaaatacatataattatttcaaaTAATGAGGAAGACCATTCTTTACAGAAAACTGCAGATAACCATAGCACAAACAGCATTTAAAGATATAGGTTTCAACCGTGAAAACACCACCACCAGAAGTAtagcatttatttatctacatatcaaacaaaaacattatgctTAGTGCAACTGTCTGGccagaaaataaattaatttgtaAATATCAAAAGTGTTTTATAAACCTCATGCTGCCCTGTAGCATGCacttatatacactgtatatgtatatgaatatgactgCTTATATGAAATGaacatatacataggtacatacatatattcatgtacataatatgtatactcattacacatatatgcatataaggacacatacatgcacatatacacattacaagTATCTAAGCTAGTTAAGAGAAAATACTAGCCACCCAGACATACGTAACGGTTATGCCTGAGAAGATCCAGTTGGTCCAGTCGTTGCGTTCCTGGAGCTTCTCGTGGGCCTCTATCTTCGCACACGTCACCTTCCTGTCGTTGGATCGGCCGGACTTGAGGTCACACAACATGCGCTTCTTGCACTCGGCATCGCATTCCTCTCTCACGATGGAGTTTTTCCAGTAGTATCTAGGAAAgaggcgaaaagagaaaaaaaagattattaaatataaaatttcttaaaTGATTATTGAACCAGAATAGATTTTCTTTTGTCCACAAAAAATGTCACCATACAAAACATTCAGTGaaggtaagtatatgtatataatcactaTTACATATATTCCTGTATCAAAACTCTATCAccttatatagtatttattattatctatcttatctattatttattattatccatattatcaatcttatcttatctaattatcatcatctatctcatccattatttattatcatctatcttatcttatcttatctattacCTTAGATACTTTTGAAAGacttcatcatcaaacatcatcttgTGAACCAAGTGATTCCATTCCTGCGGCAATAAATTTCTCATATTGTATGCTCGCTGCGCTGAGTACAGCTGGTACCACCGAACATGACCATCCCTGTTCGCCTCATTGAGGTTCATAACCCAAGTCTCGTGGTCAGTAACAAGCTGTGAAAATTAGTCAGGTAAGAATGGATTCTATGACATTCAATCTCTTCCTGCTATGCAAAAATTGGTACTttaggaaacaaagaaataagttTAAATGAAtattagattctatatatatataaacacaaacaaatatactaatatgcacacacacatatatatatatatatatatatatatatatatatatatatatatatatatatatatatatatatatatatacatatatacatatatatacacacacacacacacacacacacacacacaatatatatatatatatatatatatatatatatatatatatatatatatatatataatataacatacatatatatatacacacacacataaaacaaagcaTGATATAGAAGCAAGCTCTCACCTTCCGTGACCCTTCATAATCTCCTTCCACTGTGTATATTCTATAACCAGGGTTCAGTTTATAGTAAGAGGTAACAGATGGCCCAATGTAGGCAATATTTGTTACACGGTGCCTATCATATTCATCATAGAAGAGCTCAAATTCATCAAAATGCGTGTGGCCGAAGAACTGCGCTGTGATTGTAGACTCAAACCTGATGAAAAGTGAAAAACCTGATTATCTTCTTTCTGCTTATCAGTATGTATCATAAGTTATTTGATAAATGATCAACTAGTATGAACAGTGTTTATATAACAAGTTTCATAaagagcaaacagacagacagacagacaaaacagaactCACCTATTGATAATGGAATAGTAGTTATGGCTCCAGACCTTGAGACAATCATGGTGACCTGGAGGGATGTGACCCAATACGtgtactttctctcctctcatttcagCCCCTTGGAGCTCGTAAATAAACCACTGGAGCTCCTGGGCCGGGTCAGTGGAGTTGAGTAATAACCACCTGCGGGAGAGTGTTACTTTGAGGGATGCCTCTTCGACTCGTTTCTTATTTAATGTGGTATTGAAGGGGAGAATTATGAACTATGAGTTTTACTGCTTTGCTTAACAGTTCATTTACCTAtaatcagtttttaaaaatttatagttatccattttatatcattatcatttgcctAATTTCTGTTATAGGTATCAGTACCATTTCATCTATAATAACAGTGAGACAAATTCTGGTCTTTTGCAACTATTATACAATCTGAGAACAAACACAAGTGCAAAagatattacataatattcatattttttttttcaatctatgcAGAAGGAAGactcaatgcaaaaaaaaatgaactataAAGGcagataatgtatatacaaaaaaaaaaagaataaaagaaacaaacttaccaatttttattattgcagtaGTTCATATTGAGAGAGATTATTCTGAATCCTGGTCTCACAAGGACAGAGTAGAAGGCCCCCTTTCTTACTGTGGGAGAGGTATCTTGTGGCAGCCAATGTTGCCACTGTCTGTCCAATTCATCGTAGAGCCAACTTACCCCATAGTCTCCAACAATGAAGGGAGGCGGAAAGctagaaacgaaaataaagagtTTGTAATTCAATACCTTGTATCACACCATCatcaaaggatattttttttctctctctcattttttgtaAGTATAATTCTCTTTCTTAAAAATTTCCTGCTTGAGAATGCTTGTTCTCTTTACCTATTAACAGGAGCAGCCTCGTGATTTCCCAAAGCAGGGAAGATTGGGACGTAAGGAAAATAGTTGATAAGCTGCTGCACAGTGGACCTCAGAATGTTCAAGTTGCCCTCTTTGGTCTGGTTCCATATGTCGTGTGGAGGAAGGTCTCCTGTCCAGATGATGTAGTCGATATCCTTGAGAAGAAAAGTTGTTGTTATCACCTTCATAAtgacttctcttttttcccctttaggagaTACACTTAATAATGTGAGACATAACTTGCTGCAGCttcacataaataaaagaaactataAGGTGTACTTAATCTTTGTTTCCTTACAACATATAATTGTATCACACAATCACATCCTACCAcaacatcattttaaaaattcaaagtgCAATATTaagttcctctcttcttttcaaaTCTAAAGTATATTTTTAATGGTATCCTGGTATCCAAAATTAATTCCAAAACCATAGtatcattacaatatttttttaacctAGGCAGAGTATTTAAGACATTTAAAATGAAGcaccttgtaaaaaaaagaagaagaagaagaaaaaaaacaagatttcaaTCATTATTAGGACATACTGGATGCAGATAAGCAATATTCTCCAACATGCTCTGTATGGTCCTAGCAGGTGTGTCACATTTCCTGTAGTCTCCCCAGTACCCAGCTCTCTTATCTGGGGACCTCACTACTCCTGAGTTTGCTCTGCAACACAAGGGTTCATTGCAGTCGGCATTCGAACCTTCTTGGTACTCTGGGTCGAAGTGTGTGTCTGAGAGGTGCAACACCTTGAAGGTTGGCATTCcctcctgtttaaaaaaaaaaaaatatataaatatttttggggtcAGATACATCGTAATGTCTATTAGTACAGTACTGCtccataaaaataaagaaactatttGTGTCAACACTTAATAAGAAAACTGCAGTCTCATTACTCATAATGAAAGTCTGAGCTGCAAAATATGCAACTCATCACTTACCGGAGGAGGCTCAGGGCGAGGGACGGGAGGCTTCTGAACAGGGGGGAAAGCCACGCGCCATTCGTGGTAAGGGTTGTATGGAGTGCCGCAGATGTCTCCAATGA
The Penaeus monodon isolate SGIC_2016 chromosome 9, NSTDA_Pmon_1, whole genome shotgun sequence DNA segment above includes these coding regions:
- the LOC119577239 gene encoding sphingomyelin phosphodiesterase-like isoform X1 is translated as MSPSTWLVLPLLLVAAVSGSPLSPTLTHDAANDPLDPLYAHVEDQDASNDLGVGVAEGGHRGVLDTPEPTTQEEKDKIEMFDPSRLNYTALRLELDAELAKVNKREGKLIGESRLPSFLSNLGKFLDFEMVVKEIETSIMSTMSCNACKAGVGLLQHYVQNGKTKEDIIRAASKLCTSFKIETPRVCFGVIHLMADEVVYVIENLAMSPDEICGFVIGDICGTPYNPYHEWRVAFPPVQKPPVPRPEPPPEGMPTFKVLHLSDTHFDPEYQEGSNADCNEPLCCRANSGVVRSPDKRAGYWGDYRKCDTPARTIQSMLENIAYLHPDIDYIIWTGDLPPHDIWNQTKEGNLNILRSTVQQLINYFPYVPIFPALGNHEAAPVNSFPPPFIVGDYGVSWLYDELDRQWQHWLPQDTSPTVRKGAFYSVLVRPGFRIISLNMNYCNNKNWWLLLNSTDPAQELQWFIYELQGAEMRGEKVHVLGHIPPGHHDCLKVWSHNYYSIINRFESTITAQFFGHTHFDEFELFYDEYDRHRVTNIAYIGPSVTSYYKLNPGYRIYTVEGDYEGSRKLVTDHETWVMNLNEANRDGHVRWYQLYSAQRAYNMRNLLPQEWNHLVHKMMFDDEVFQKYLRYYWKNSIVREECDAECKKRMLCDLKSGRSNDRKVTCAKIEAHEKLQERNDWTNWIFSGITVTSLVIAVPVAAIAIPKLLFFFF
- the LOC119577239 gene encoding sphingomyelin phosphodiesterase-like isoform X2; amino-acid sequence: MSPSTWLVLPLLLVAAVSGSPLSPTLTHDAANDPLDPLYAHVEDQDASNDLGVGVAEGGHRGVLDTPEPTTQEEKDKIEMFDPSRLNYTALRLELDAELAKVNKREGKLIGESRLPSFLSNLGKFLDFEMVVKEIETSIMSTMSCNACKAGVGLLQHYVQNGKTKEDIIRAASKLCTSFKIETPRVCFGVIHLMADEVVYVIENLAMSPDEICGFVIGDICGTPYNPYHEWRVAFPPVQKPPVPRPEPPPEGMPTFKVLHLSDTHFDPEYQEGSNADCNEPLCCRANSGVVRSPDKRAGYWGDYRKCDTPARTIQSMLENIAYLHPDIDYIIWTGDLPPHDIWNQTKEGNLNILRSTVQQLINYFPYVPIFPALGNHEAAPVNSFPPPFIVGDYGVSWLYDELDRQWQHWLPQDTSPTVRKGAFYSVLVRPGFRIISLNMNYCNNKNWWLLLNSTDPAQELQWFIYELQGAEMRGEKVHVLGHIPPGHHDCLKVWSHNYYSIINRFESTITAQFFGHTHFDEFELFYDEYDRHRVTNIAYIGPSVTSYYKLNPGYRIYTVEGDYEGSRKLVTDHETWVMNLNEANRDGHVRWYQLYSAQRAYNMRNLLPQEWNHLVHKMMFDDEVFQKYLRYYWKNSIVREECDAECKKRMLCDLKSGRSNDRKVTCAKIEAHEKLQERNDWTNWIFSGITVTSLATWWFWG